A single Primulina huaijiensis isolate GDHJ02 unplaced genomic scaffold, ASM1229523v2 scaffold5913, whole genome shotgun sequence DNA region contains:
- the LOC140970370 gene encoding probable mediator of RNA polymerase II transcription subunit 19b, with protein sequence MDPDSMKFGRVWPRELTGGQDLISLYKLLPHLDLFCKKPHTLSILDACYLYNVVGDTKIRKGEGMQLNELVHNMFSKENNTCIQPLELDVLREAFALRGTASVDSSSSEKCSRAARKRKSESKDEHKNHKVGKFEDNNVLKRHKHRHKDCSKQKEKEKHDDPRGELGD encoded by the exons ATGGATCCTGATAGCATGAAGTTTGGGAGAG TATGGCCAAGAGAACTTACTGGTGGTCAGGACCTTATAAGCCTCTACAAGCTGCTGCCTCACCTCGACCTTTTCTGCAAGAAGCCACATACTCTGTCAATCCTAGATGCATGCTATCTTTACAATGTGGTTGGTGACACAAAAATTAGAAAAGGGGAAGGAATGCAATTGAACGAGCTTGTTCATAATATGTTTTCAAAAGAAAACAACACATGCATACAACCGTTAGAGTTAGATGTTCTTAGAGAAGCCTTTGCCCTCAGGGGAACAGCATCAGTCGACTCATCTTCT TCTGAGAAATGTAGCAGAGCTGCTAGAAAACGTAAAAGTGAGTCGAAAGACGAGCATAAAAATCACAAGGTCGGAAAGTTCGAGGACAACAACGTTCTTAAAAGGCACAAGCATCGTCATAAAGATTGTAGTAAACAGAAAGAAAAGGAGAAACATGATGATCCAAGGGGCGAATTGGGTGACTGA